In Streptomyces canus, one DNA window encodes the following:
- a CDS encoding ABC transporter permease — protein MSFWEYLGNRHQQLLTDAYQHASVVFQCMVVATVLGVLIGVVTYRSEWGGNLATTATSMFLTIPSLAMIGLLIPAVGLGVPPTVIALTLYGLLPIVRNAIVGLRGVDPSLVDAARGIGMSRVMRLVRVELPLAWPPVLTGIRVSTQMLMGIAAIAAYASGPGLGNEIFRGIASLGSKNALNQVLAGTLGIIVLALLFDAAYVLIGRLTIPRGIRA, from the coding sequence GTGAGCTTCTGGGAGTACCTCGGCAACCGCCACCAGCAGCTGCTCACGGACGCCTACCAGCACGCGAGCGTCGTCTTCCAGTGCATGGTCGTGGCGACGGTGCTCGGGGTGCTGATCGGGGTCGTCACCTATCGGAGCGAGTGGGGCGGCAACCTCGCCACCACGGCCACCTCGATGTTTCTGACCATCCCCTCGCTCGCCATGATCGGTCTGCTCATCCCGGCCGTGGGCCTGGGCGTACCGCCCACGGTGATCGCCCTGACGCTCTACGGGCTGCTGCCGATCGTGCGCAACGCGATCGTCGGGCTGCGCGGGGTCGATCCCTCGCTGGTGGACGCGGCCAGGGGCATCGGGATGTCCCGGGTGATGCGGCTGGTGCGGGTCGAGCTGCCGCTCGCCTGGCCGCCGGTCCTGACCGGGATCCGGGTCTCGACCCAGATGCTGATGGGCATCGCCGCGATCGCCGCCTACGCCTCCGGACCCGGCCTGGGCAACGAGATCTTCCGCGGCATCGCCTCTCTGGGCAGCAAGAACGCGCTCAACCAGGTGCTCGCCGGCACGCTCGGGATCATCGTCCTCGCCCTGCTGTTCGATGCCGCGTACGTCCTCATCGGACGGCTGACCATTCCGAGGGGGATCCGTGCCTGA
- a CDS encoding ABC transporter permease, which yields MPETVEAEEAVEPEVTVEPEETEAPPPPLPPTRRVTWQKLTFLPAFLIAVLLATWLWFAQADLDPISENALSNGQVSKALWQQVELTVISTFFVLIIAIPLGIVLTRRTFRKASPVAMALANMGQATPAIGLLALLVIWLGTGMKAALIGMVAYAVLPVLSNTIAGLKANDPTLLEAARGIGMSPMGVLSRVELPLAVPLILAGVRTALVLNVGTATLATFGGGGGLGVLITTGITNQRMPVLMLGSILTVTLALLVDWLASLAELLLRPRGLEAGT from the coding sequence ATGCCGGAGACGGTCGAGGCGGAGGAGGCCGTGGAACCGGAAGTGACGGTCGAACCGGAGGAGACCGAGGCCCCTCCCCCGCCGTTGCCGCCCACCAGGCGGGTGACCTGGCAGAAGCTGACCTTTCTGCCCGCGTTCCTGATCGCCGTCCTGCTCGCGACCTGGCTGTGGTTCGCGCAGGCCGACCTGGACCCGATCTCCGAGAACGCGCTGTCGAACGGGCAGGTGTCCAAGGCCCTGTGGCAGCAGGTGGAGCTGACGGTGATCTCGACGTTCTTCGTGCTGATCATCGCGATCCCGCTGGGGATCGTGCTGACCCGCAGAACCTTCCGGAAGGCGAGCCCGGTGGCCATGGCGCTCGCCAACATGGGCCAGGCGACCCCGGCGATCGGTCTGCTGGCCCTGCTGGTGATCTGGCTGGGCACGGGCATGAAGGCGGCCCTGATCGGCATGGTCGCCTACGCCGTCCTGCCGGTCCTGTCGAACACGATCGCGGGCCTGAAGGCGAACGACCCGACCCTGCTGGAGGCGGCACGGGGCATCGGGATGTCGCCCATGGGGGTGCTGTCACGCGTCGAACTCCCGCTGGCCGTCCCGCTGATCCTCGCGGGCGTCCGCACGGCCCTGGTCCTCAACGTCGGTACGGCGACCCTCGCGACCTTCGGCGGGGGCGGCGGGCTGGGCGTCCTGATCACGACCGGCATCACCAACCAGCGGATGCCCGTGCTGATGCTCGGCTCGATCCTCACGGTGACCCTGGCCCTGCTGGTCGACTGGCTGGCCTCCTTGGCCGAACTGCTGCTCAGGCCACGGGGGCTGGAGGCAGGGACGTGA
- a CDS encoding S16 family serine protease: MLSRLTRPQAVAVCALPVVALVATALFAPLPFALAQPGMTANVLGENKGAEVITISGAKTRTTSGQLRMTTIEATGPDTHVALGDLFDSWFRTDRAVMPHDAVYPSGQSVEEIEKHNTAQMKESQDAATEAALNYLKLRDDKVKVTLKLADVGGPSAGLLFTLGIIDKLNGDGVGGDLTGGRTIAGTGTIDADGTVGAVGGVALKTQAAKRDGATVFLVPEEECSDAKAELPKGLRLIPVTSLKGAVSALTALESGKGSVPAC, from the coding sequence GTGCTCTCTCGCCTCACGCGCCCCCAGGCCGTCGCCGTCTGCGCCCTGCCCGTCGTGGCACTGGTCGCCACGGCCCTCTTCGCGCCGCTGCCGTTCGCACTGGCGCAGCCCGGGATGACGGCGAACGTCCTCGGCGAGAACAAGGGCGCGGAGGTGATCACGATCTCCGGGGCGAAGACGCGTACGACGAGCGGGCAGCTGCGGATGACGACCATCGAGGCGACCGGGCCCGACACCCATGTCGCGCTCGGTGACCTCTTCGACAGCTGGTTCCGCACCGACCGGGCGGTCATGCCCCACGACGCGGTCTACCCGAGCGGGCAGAGCGTCGAGGAGATCGAGAAGCACAACACCGCGCAGATGAAGGAGTCCCAGGACGCGGCGACCGAGGCGGCGCTGAACTACCTGAAGCTCCGCGACGACAAGGTCAAGGTCACGCTGAAGCTCGCGGACGTCGGCGGCCCGAGCGCGGGGCTGCTGTTCACCCTGGGGATCATCGACAAGCTGAACGGTGACGGCGTCGGGGGCGACCTCACGGGCGGCCGCACCATTGCCGGGACGGGAACGATCGACGCGGACGGGACGGTCGGCGCGGTGGGCGGCGTGGCGCTGAAGACGCAGGCCGCGAAGCGGGACGGGGCGACGGTGTTCCTGGTCCCCGAGGAGGAGTGCTCCGACGCGAAGGCGGAGCTGCCGAAGGGGCTGCGGCTGATCCCGGTGACGTCCCTGAAGGGGGCGGTGAGTGCGCTGACCGCACTGGAGTCGGGTAAGGGGTCCGTCCCCGCCTGCTAG
- a CDS encoding glycine betaine ABC transporter substrate-binding protein has translation MRRTCLTLAGVLVLLSGCGLTSGSPMVDDVKPGSIGRGEPLKGAVLTVTSKEFTEQLILGAIMGIAFQAAGADVLDRTGIQGSVGAREAVKSGDADGMYEYTGTAWITYQGNGEPIADPQKQWVAVRRADLGNGLTWLPKAPLNNTYALAMNQAGFKKYGTRTLSDVAALAKKDSGAVTLCVEGEFANRADGLPGMEKAYGMSIPAKNITQMDTGIIYTQVAKGSCRYGEVFTTDGRITSMNLVVMRDDRTFFPNYNAAPVINSKALKRWPAIAEVLNPVTKRLDNTVARELNAKVDVAGEDPHQVALDWMKAQGFVK, from the coding sequence ATGAGGCGGACATGCCTGACGCTGGCCGGGGTCCTGGTTCTGCTGTCCGGCTGCGGGCTGACCAGTGGCTCGCCCATGGTCGACGACGTGAAGCCGGGTTCGATCGGGCGGGGTGAGCCGCTCAAAGGGGCGGTTCTGACGGTCACGTCGAAGGAGTTCACCGAGCAGCTGATCCTCGGCGCGATCATGGGGATCGCGTTCCAGGCGGCCGGGGCGGATGTGCTCGACCGCACGGGGATCCAGGGGTCGGTCGGGGCGCGGGAGGCGGTCAAGTCCGGGGACGCGGACGGGATGTACGAGTACACGGGCACCGCGTGGATCACGTACCAGGGCAACGGTGAACCGATCGCCGATCCGCAGAAGCAGTGGGTGGCGGTACGGAGGGCCGACCTGGGGAACGGGCTGACGTGGCTGCCGAAGGCACCCCTGAACAACACCTACGCCCTCGCCATGAACCAGGCCGGCTTCAAAAAGTACGGCACGAGGACGCTCTCCGACGTGGCCGCGCTGGCGAAGAAGGACTCCGGTGCGGTGACGCTGTGCGTGGAGGGCGAGTTCGCCAACCGCGCGGACGGGCTGCCGGGCATGGAGAAGGCGTACGGGATGAGCATCCCGGCGAAGAACATCACCCAGATGGATACCGGGATCATCTACACCCAGGTGGCGAAGGGCAGTTGCCGGTACGGGGAGGTCTTCACCACCGACGGGCGCATCACGTCCATGAACCTGGTGGTGATGCGGGACGACCGGACGTTCTTCCCCAACTACAACGCGGCTCCCGTGATCAACTCCAAGGCCCTGAAGAGGTGGCCGGCCATCGCCGAGGTCCTGAACCCGGTCACGAAGAGGCTGGACAACACGGTGGCGCGGGAGTTGAACGCGAAGGTTGATGTCGCCGGGGAGGATCCGCATCAGGTGGCGCTGGACTGGATGAAGGCACAGGGCTTCGTGAAGTAG
- the menC gene encoding o-succinylbenzoate synthase, which produces MKLERVEVVHVAIPLVSPFRTSFGTMTTKDTFLLHVVTDTAEGWSEFAADPQPRYCSEFVAGAELVLRDFLVPRVAALPTLTAALVGPAVSGIKGHELAKAALETAVLDAELRSYGMPLAVYLGAVRERVPAGVSVGIKDSVPELLDDVERYLAEGYVRIKLKIEPGWDVEPVRAVRERFGAALPLQVDANTAYTLADAEHLRRLDEFGLLLIEEPLDENNLYGHARLQSRIATPVCLDESLHNARDTASAIAMDACRVVNIKPARVGGYLEARRIHDVARAHGVPVWCGGMLETGIGRAPNLALAALPGFTLPGDTSASARYFAEDITEPFVLVDGHLPVPRTPGIGVEPLPDVLRRFTRARRDLYGG; this is translated from the coding sequence ATGAAACTCGAACGCGTCGAGGTCGTCCATGTGGCGATCCCGCTCGTCAGCCCCTTCCGCACCTCCTTCGGCACGATGACGACGAAGGACACCTTCCTGCTGCACGTCGTCACGGACACCGCCGAGGGCTGGTCGGAGTTCGCCGCCGACCCGCAGCCGCGGTACTGCTCGGAGTTCGTGGCGGGCGCGGAGCTCGTGCTGCGGGACTTCCTGGTGCCGAGGGTGGCGGCGCTGCCCACGCTCACGGCAGCGCTGGTGGGGCCCGCCGTCAGCGGGATCAAGGGGCACGAGCTGGCGAAGGCGGCCCTGGAGACGGCCGTCCTCGACGCGGAGCTGCGGTCGTACGGCATGCCGCTGGCGGTGTATCTCGGCGCAGTGCGCGAGCGGGTGCCCGCGGGGGTGTCGGTGGGGATCAAGGACTCCGTTCCGGAGCTGCTGGACGACGTCGAGCGGTATCTCGCCGAGGGCTACGTCCGGATCAAGCTGAAGATCGAACCGGGCTGGGACGTCGAACCGGTACGGGCCGTGCGCGAGCGCTTCGGCGCCGCACTGCCCCTCCAGGTCGACGCCAACACGGCGTACACCCTCGCGGACGCGGAACACCTGCGGCGGCTCGACGAGTTCGGGCTGCTGCTGATCGAGGAGCCCCTGGACGAGAACAACCTGTACGGCCACGCGCGCCTCCAGAGCCGTATCGCCACCCCCGTCTGCCTCGACGAGTCCCTGCACAACGCCCGGGACACCGCTTCCGCGATCGCGATGGACGCGTGCCGGGTCGTGAACATCAAGCCCGCGCGCGTGGGCGGCTATCTGGAGGCCCGCCGCATCCACGACGTGGCCCGCGCGCACGGCGTGCCGGTGTGGTGCGGCGGCATGCTGGAGACGGGAATCGGCCGCGCCCCGAACCTCGCCCTGGCCGCCCTGCCCGGCTTCACGCTCCCCGGCGACACCTCGGCCTCGGCCCGCTACTTCGCGGAGGACATCACCGAGCCGTTCGTCCTGGTGGACGGCCACCTGCCGGTTCCTCGGACGCCCGGCATCGGCGTCGAACCGCTGCCCGACGTCCTACGGCGCTTCACGCGCGCGAGGCGGGACCTGTACGGGGGCTGA
- a CDS encoding Lrp/AsnC family transcriptional regulator: MGIDELDGRIIVLLAREPRIGVLEMSRRLGVARGTVQARLDRLQSNGVIRGFGPQVDPAALGYPVTAFATLQIRQGQGADVRAHLATVPEVLELHTTTGSGDMLCRLVARSNADLQRVIDRVVGFDGIVRAATAIVMENPVPLRIIPLVEQAAEDSART; encoded by the coding sequence GTGGGGATCGACGAGCTGGACGGGCGGATCATCGTGCTCCTCGCGCGCGAGCCGCGGATCGGGGTGCTGGAGATGTCCCGGCGGCTGGGGGTGGCCCGGGGCACCGTGCAGGCGCGGCTCGACCGGCTTCAGTCGAACGGAGTCATCCGGGGATTCGGTCCGCAGGTCGATCCGGCGGCGCTCGGCTACCCGGTGACCGCGTTCGCCACGCTCCAGATCCGGCAGGGGCAAGGGGCCGACGTACGGGCGCATTTGGCCACCGTTCCGGAGGTCCTGGAGCTGCACACCACCACCGGCAGCGGGGACATGCTGTGCCGCCTCGTGGCCCGGTCCAACGCCGATCTCCAACGTGTGATCGACCGGGTTGTCGGTTTCGATGGGATCGTCCGGGCCGCCACCGCGATCGTCATGGAGAACCCGGTTCCGCTGCGGATCATCCCGCTGGTGGAGCAGGCGGCGGAGGACTCGGCGAGGACCTGA
- a CDS encoding ArsR/SmtB family transcription factor, translating into MPEEPNVRKLDARSLRGLAHPLRMELLNALRRRGPATASMLAERLGESSGATSYHLRQLAEYGFIADAPEHGKGRERWWKAVDEGLTFDTTEFEGAGPELRGMAEIFLHEVAATHARELSHWLHTRERWSQDWIRSTDMSDATLQLTPELGAELVTKMHALINDYRGRVTDEDPGSEQVRIHTHLFPTETD; encoded by the coding sequence ATGCCGGAAGAGCCCAACGTACGGAAACTCGACGCCCGTTCACTGCGCGGGCTGGCCCATCCCCTGCGGATGGAACTGCTCAACGCCCTGCGCCGGCGCGGTCCCGCCACCGCGTCGATGCTCGCCGAGCGGCTGGGCGAGTCCAGCGGAGCCACCAGCTACCACCTGCGACAGCTCGCCGAGTACGGCTTCATCGCGGATGCCCCGGAGCACGGCAAGGGGCGGGAGCGGTGGTGGAAGGCCGTGGACGAGGGACTGACCTTCGACACCACCGAGTTCGAGGGGGCGGGCCCGGAACTCCGCGGGATGGCCGAGATCTTCCTGCACGAGGTGGCCGCGACCCACGCTCGCGAGTTGTCCCACTGGCTCCACACCCGCGAGCGCTGGTCCCAGGACTGGATCCGCTCCACCGACATGAGCGACGCGACGCTCCAGCTCACCCCCGAACTGGGCGCCGAGCTCGTGACCAAGATGCACGCCCTGATCAACGACTACCGCGGCCGGGTCACCGACGAGGACCCCGGCTCGGAGCAAGTACGCATCCACACGCACCTGTTCCCGACCGAGACGGACTGA
- a CDS encoding PucR family transcriptional regulator: protein MDACTLGDLLDAIGRTSVRLHTAPAGLAVPVTEVLLHDAHAPLPQVPGALLLAVGVRAAAAGPLVRAAAEAGMTGLVVRGPDGPTAEAQTYGVALLSVAEDTAWHQAHLLLASAIGARPVPATGGHGDLFALADAIAAATGGATAVEDPRQRILAYSTVPGQPVDEDRRQGILGLRVPADVENTEQYRMLFAADGPLRLPALRDSALPRLAVAVRAGGETLGSVWVVDDGTLAADAEGTLVQGASTAALLLLRARAAQELARHQNSDLLRRVLEGTADAATSSVGLGVEGPVRVAAFVLDAVGLPDAGQTGPRLLDVVRLQCAARYGRHACVLLDGVVYALLPAPGARHRRLAEDIVARAGQSLRVPVRAGLGEVVAGLGEVAGSRADADLVLRVLGPSLPVATIDEVRPRVTLLRLADVLGEKRELTAGSWRRVLSYDSEHGTDYARTLLCWFDTGCDMTEAARLLAVHPNTCRYRLKQVRKQVGIDLDDPDERLVLWLQLRVLAGLGPATAAG from the coding sequence ATGGACGCCTGCACGCTCGGGGACCTCCTGGACGCCATCGGAAGGACGTCCGTACGCCTGCACACCGCACCCGCCGGACTCGCCGTCCCGGTCACGGAGGTGCTCCTCCACGACGCCCACGCGCCGCTCCCCCAGGTGCCGGGCGCGCTGCTGCTGGCGGTCGGGGTACGAGCGGCCGCGGCCGGACCGCTGGTGAGGGCGGCCGCGGAAGCCGGGATGACCGGCCTGGTGGTGCGCGGTCCGGACGGGCCGACGGCCGAGGCGCAGACGTACGGCGTGGCACTGCTGTCCGTCGCCGAGGACACGGCCTGGCACCAGGCACACCTGCTGCTGGCCTCGGCGATCGGCGCGCGGCCGGTCCCGGCCACGGGCGGCCACGGCGACCTCTTCGCGCTCGCCGACGCCATCGCGGCGGCGACCGGCGGGGCGACGGCCGTGGAGGATCCCCGGCAGCGGATCCTCGCCTACTCCACGGTCCCCGGCCAGCCGGTCGACGAGGACCGCCGCCAGGGCATCCTGGGCCTGCGGGTACCGGCAGACGTGGAGAACACCGAGCAGTACCGGATGCTGTTCGCGGCCGACGGCCCGCTGCGGCTGCCCGCGCTGCGGGACAGCGCCCTGCCGCGCCTCGCGGTCGCCGTCCGGGCCGGCGGGGAGACCCTCGGCTCGGTGTGGGTCGTCGACGACGGCACGCTCGCGGCGGACGCGGAGGGGACGCTCGTCCAGGGGGCGTCGACGGCGGCACTGCTGCTCCTGCGGGCGCGGGCGGCACAGGAGCTGGCCCGGCACCAGAACAGCGATCTGCTGCGGCGGGTGCTGGAGGGGACGGCGGACGCGGCAACGTCCTCCGTGGGGCTGGGAGTCGAGGGCCCGGTACGGGTGGCCGCCTTCGTCCTGGACGCGGTCGGCCTTCCGGACGCCGGGCAGACCGGGCCACGGCTGCTGGACGTCGTACGGCTGCAGTGCGCGGCGCGGTACGGGCGGCATGCGTGTGTGCTGCTCGACGGCGTGGTGTACGCCCTGTTGCCGGCGCCCGGGGCTCGCCACCGGCGGCTGGCGGAGGACATCGTCGCGCGGGCGGGGCAGTCGCTGAGGGTGCCGGTGCGTGCGGGGCTGGGTGAGGTGGTGGCGGGGCTCGGGGAGGTGGCCGGGTCACGGGCGGACGCCGATCTCGTGCTGCGGGTGCTCGGGCCCTCGCTGCCGGTGGCGACGATCGACGAGGTGCGGCCGCGGGTGACGCTGCTGCGGCTCGCCGACGTACTCGGTGAAAAGCGGGAGTTGACCGCGGGATCCTGGCGTCGGGTGCTGTCGTACGACTCCGAGCACGGGACGGACTACGCCCGCACGCTGCTCTGCTGGTTCGACACGGGGTGCGACATGACGGAGGCGGCAAGGCTGCTGGCCGTGCACCCGAACACGTGCCGCTACCGACTGAAGCAGGTACGGAAGCAGGTCGGAATCGACCTGGACGATCCCGACGAACGCCTCGTCCTGTGGCTGCAGTTGAGAGTGCTGGCGGGGCTGGGGCCGGCGACGGCTGCCGGTTGA
- a CDS encoding chorismate synthase — MTGVSIRTVHDVAGLDAVSAYFGEVWRTPRTSAPYPAEVLHSLVHAGGAVHAAHDGERLAGACVAVFGPPRSREVYSLVAAAEPGLGQLVKRAQRDWALGLGARTMRWTFDPLVARNARFNLAKLGAVGTEYVVDFYGPMRDGVNNGDESDRLTVTWDLVAPGQPYDPGEREAAPATRRAPDGATLARRDLADLHVWCRVPDDVVKLRAADPALALRWRRAVREVFTEAFGQGFRATGMSRDGWYTLTRENDEEGTV; from the coding sequence ATGACCGGAGTGAGCATCCGTACCGTCCACGACGTCGCCGGCCTCGATGCCGTCAGCGCGTACTTCGGCGAGGTGTGGCGGACCCCGCGCACGAGCGCGCCCTATCCGGCCGAAGTGCTGCACAGCCTGGTCCACGCCGGCGGCGCGGTGCACGCGGCCCACGACGGTGAGCGCCTCGCCGGGGCCTGTGTCGCCGTGTTCGGGCCGCCGCGCTCGCGGGAGGTGTACTCCCTGGTCGCTGCCGCTGAACCCGGGCTCGGCCAGCTGGTGAAGCGGGCGCAGCGGGACTGGGCACTCGGCCTGGGCGCCCGCACCATGCGCTGGACCTTCGACCCGCTGGTCGCCCGCAACGCCCGCTTCAACCTGGCCAAGCTGGGCGCGGTGGGCACCGAGTACGTCGTCGACTTCTACGGCCCCATGAGGGACGGCGTGAACAACGGCGACGAGAGCGACCGGCTGACGGTGACATGGGATCTGGTGGCGCCGGGACAGCCGTACGACCCGGGGGAGCGCGAGGCCGCACCCGCCACCCGCCGTGCCCCCGACGGAGCAACCCTCGCCCGCCGCGACCTCGCCGACCTGCACGTCTGGTGCCGGGTCCCGGACGACGTCGTCAAGCTGCGGGCCGCCGACCCGGCGCTCGCGCTGCGCTGGCGGCGGGCCGTGCGCGAGGTGTTCACGGAGGCCTTCGGGCAGGGGTTCCGGGCGACCGGGATGTCCCGCGACGGCTGGTACACGCTCACCCGCGAGAACGACGAGGAAGGCACCGTATGA
- a CDS encoding IclR family transcriptional regulator, whose protein sequence is MTAETSQTLDRGLRVLKLLADTDHGLTVTELSNKLGVNRTVVYRLLATLEQHALVRRDLGGRARVGLGVLRLGRQVHPLVREAALPALRSLAEDIGATAHLTLVDGTDALAVAVVEPTWTDYHVAYRAGFRHPLDRGAAGRAILAARQQGFGEPGYMLTHGELEAGASGAAAPLLGVTGVEGSVGVVMLADAVPERVGPRVVDAAREVAEALR, encoded by the coding sequence GTGACCGCGGAGACCTCTCAGACGCTTGACCGGGGACTGCGTGTCCTCAAGCTCCTGGCCGACACGGACCACGGGCTCACCGTCACCGAGCTTTCCAACAAACTGGGTGTGAACCGGACCGTGGTGTACCGGTTGCTGGCCACGCTGGAGCAGCACGCCCTCGTCCGGCGTGATCTGGGCGGGCGTGCCCGGGTGGGGCTGGGGGTACTGCGGCTCGGACGGCAGGTGCACCCGCTGGTACGGGAGGCCGCACTGCCCGCGCTGCGCTCGCTCGCGGAGGACATCGGGGCGACGGCACACCTGACCTTGGTGGACGGAACCGATGCGCTGGCCGTGGCCGTCGTGGAGCCCACGTGGACGGACTATCACGTGGCGTATCGGGCGGGGTTCCGGCATCCGCTGGACCGCGGGGCCGCGGGGCGGGCGATTCTCGCCGCTCGGCAGCAGGGGTTCGGGGAGCCGGGGTACATGCTGACGCACGGCGAGCTGGAGGCCGGGGCCAGTGGGGCGGCCGCTCCCTTGCTCGGGGTCACCGGGGTCGAGGGCAGTGTGGGGGTCGTGATGCTGGCCGACGCGGTGCCGGAGCGGGTGGGACCGCGGGTGGTGGACGCGGCGCGGGAGGTCGCGGAGGCGTTGCGCTGA
- a CDS encoding betaine/proline/choline family ABC transporter ATP-binding protein (Members of the family are the ATP-binding subunit of ABC transporters for substrates such as betaine, L-proline or other amino acids, choline, carnitine, etc. The substrate specificity is best determined from the substrate-binding subunit, rather than this subunit, as it interacts with the permease subunit and not with substrate directly.) — protein sequence MPETSGTSGASIELENLTKRYPGTPRPAVDNVTMEIKAGELVVFVGPSGCGKSTTLKMINRLIEPTGGRIRINGEDVTGIDPVKLRRKVGYAIQSAGLFPHMTVAQNIALVPKMIGWGKGRIKDRVEELLDLVGLDPGEFQGRYPRGLSGGQQQRVGVARALAADPPVLLMDEPFGAVDPITRDHLQDELIRLQHELHKTIVFVTHDFDEAIKLGDRIAVLRERSHIAQFDTPEAILTNPADDFVSGFVGAGAALKRLNLTRVREVEITEYPTVTVDDPLQEIFNKLRGSGTNEILLLDRRGRPYKWLRRGDMMRAQGSLARAGTLVSDTVTKDATLRDALEAVLTDNAGRVAVTGRRGEYTGVVDMETLMNSVHDLLEADRLEAREHQHALEEIRATQTHAEQEGA from the coding sequence GTGCCTGAGACGTCCGGCACCTCAGGTGCGTCCATCGAGCTGGAGAACCTGACCAAGAGGTATCCCGGCACTCCGCGGCCCGCCGTCGACAACGTCACCATGGAGATCAAGGCCGGCGAGCTCGTCGTCTTCGTCGGTCCGTCCGGATGCGGCAAGTCGACGACACTCAAGATGATCAACAGGTTGATCGAGCCGACCGGTGGACGCATCCGGATCAACGGTGAGGACGTGACCGGCATCGATCCGGTCAAGCTGCGCCGCAAGGTGGGCTATGCGATCCAGTCGGCCGGGCTCTTCCCGCACATGACGGTCGCGCAGAACATCGCGCTCGTGCCGAAGATGATCGGCTGGGGAAAGGGCCGGATCAAGGACCGCGTGGAGGAGCTGCTCGACCTCGTCGGGCTCGACCCCGGGGAGTTCCAGGGCCGCTATCCACGCGGGCTCTCCGGCGGCCAGCAGCAGCGGGTGGGGGTGGCGAGGGCGTTGGCGGCCGATCCTCCCGTCCTGCTGATGGACGAGCCGTTCGGTGCGGTCGACCCGATCACCCGCGACCATCTCCAGGACGAGCTGATCAGGCTCCAGCACGAGCTGCACAAGACGATCGTCTTCGTGACCCATGACTTCGACGAGGCGATCAAGCTCGGTGACCGGATCGCCGTGCTGCGCGAACGGTCCCACATCGCCCAGTTCGACACCCCCGAGGCCATCCTGACCAACCCGGCGGACGATTTCGTGTCCGGTTTCGTCGGAGCCGGGGCAGCGCTGAAGCGGCTGAACCTCACCCGCGTACGGGAGGTGGAGATCACCGAGTATCCGACGGTGACCGTCGACGACCCCCTCCAGGAGATCTTCAACAAGCTCCGGGGCAGCGGCACGAACGAGATCCTGCTGCTCGACAGGCGCGGACGGCCGTACAAGTGGCTCCGGCGCGGCGACATGATGCGCGCCCAGGGGTCGCTGGCCCGGGCCGGGACGCTGGTGAGCGACACGGTGACCAAGGACGCGACGCTGCGGGACGCGCTGGAGGCCGTGCTGACCGACAACGCGGGACGGGTCGCGGTGACCGGGCGGCGCGGTGAGTACACGGGTGTCGTCGACATGGAGACGCTCATGAACTCCGTGCACGATCTTCTGGAGGCCGACCGGCTGGAGGCGAGGGAGCACCAGCACGCGCTGGAGGAGATCCGGGCCACCCAGACGCACGCCGAGCAGGAGGGAGCGTGA